One genomic window of Candidatus Zymogenaceae bacterium includes the following:
- a CDS encoding tetratricopeptide repeat protein: MKRHSFSIYTGIIALLCAAFLFSGCQNAARYYARALGEKDPEVKVELFTKAIEQDPEMAEAYLERGKARINTGRYEDAVDDFSTYIRMQPERGNADAYFHRGITLSYMGRYDRAISDLSTAVSLKPDDADAFYARGTCYEFIGKYDDAALDYTRTIELDPKNVYAHFNRGKVLAMRDRHEEAVRDFTAAIELDPEFAPAHNNRAQSLLALGRCEEAARDYTTAIEMGLDLPDSYYLRGLAYRGMGEVAAAETDFRTACDGGEERACEALLEMGR, encoded by the coding sequence GTGAAACGACACTCTTTTTCAATATATACGGGCATAATCGCCCTCCTCTGCGCCGCGTTTCTCTTTTCCGGCTGCCAGAACGCCGCACGCTACTACGCCCGCGCCCTCGGGGAAAAAGACCCGGAAGTGAAGGTCGAGCTGTTCACGAAGGCGATTGAGCAGGACCCGGAGATGGCCGAAGCCTATCTCGAACGGGGGAAGGCACGTATCAATACGGGACGCTACGAAGACGCGGTCGATGATTTTTCGACATACATCAGGATGCAGCCTGAGAGAGGAAACGCCGACGCCTACTTTCACCGGGGGATCACCCTGAGCTACATGGGGAGATACGACCGGGCCATCAGCGATCTTTCCACGGCCGTATCCCTCAAGCCGGATGATGCGGACGCCTTTTACGCACGGGGAACCTGCTACGAATTCATCGGCAAGTATGACGACGCCGCCCTCGATTATACTCGGACGATCGAGCTGGACCCGAAAAACGTCTACGCCCACTTCAACCGGGGAAAGGTCCTCGCCATGCGCGATCGCCATGAAGAGGCCGTCCGGGACTTTACCGCCGCCATCGAACTGGACCCGGAGTTCGCACCCGCCCACAACAACCGCGCCCAAAGCCTCCTTGCCCTGGGACGCTGCGAGGAGGCCGCCCGTGACTACACGACCGCCATCGAGATGGGATTGGATCTGCCGGACTCGTACTACTTACGGGGGCTGGCCTACCGGGGTATGGGGGAGGTGGCGGCGGCGGAGACCGATTTTCGAACGGCTTGCGACGGGGGAGAGGAGCGGGCCTGCGAGGCGCTTTTGGAGATGGGCCGGTAA